The following are encoded together in the Zingiber officinale cultivar Zhangliang chromosome 8A, Zo_v1.1, whole genome shotgun sequence genome:
- the LOC122010596 gene encoding zinc finger MYM-type protein 1-like, with protein sequence MNAPGNNQMIAPKIQKQLVNACAVETTNAILADLGDRWFTLLLDEARDCSVKEQMAVVIRYVNKHGEVIERFMAVVHVATTTAACLKEAIDSLFAKYGLSVARLRGQGYDGASNMSGEFNGLKSLIMKENPYALYVHCFAHQLQLVVVAVAQANQYVCDFMWIVGSIVNTSASSCKRADKLRQLEHDRKVKLLERGEISSGRGLNQETSLARPGDTRWGSHHSTLCRIEQMWPSVIEVLQNLIDDGDRSSKGLSRTLVERMERYEFVFILLLMKRILAITNHLSTVLQEKDQNIVNAMRLINNVKCKLQKLRDSGWDILLEDVKKFCNTHSIEIINMTDNINNRSRLKRDGKNVIDIILQEMDSRFSETTTDLLIYMSCLDPRNSFSRFDVQKLVRLAHFYEDDFSWNERMLVEQELETYIDDVRSDERFEGISDLGALAKKMIETMKNRVFPLVYRMIELALLLPVATATVERVFSAMNIVKTDLRNRIGDEWMNDSLVVYIEKDVFNTVDNEPILQRFQNMESRRMQLSRIR encoded by the exons ATGAATGCACCtggaaataatcaaatgattgcccCAAAAATTCAAAAGCAATTGGTGAATGCTTGTGCAGTTGAGACCACAAATGCTATTCTAGCTGATCTTGGAGATAGATGGTTCACTTTACTACTTGATGAGGCTCGTGACTGTTCAGTGAAAGAGCAAATGGCAGTTGTTATTAGATATGTGAACAAGCATGGGGAGGTGATTGAACGATTTATGGCTGTAGTTCATGTTGCAACAACTACAGCTGCTTGTTTGAAGGAGGCAATCGACTCTTTATTTGCTAAGTATGGTTTATCAGTGGCGAGATTGAGgggtcaaggatatgatggtgcttCAAATATGTCTGGAGAATTTAATGGCTTAAAGTCACTGATAATGAAAGAAAATCCGTATGCATTAtatgttcattgttttgctcatcaactccagctaGTGGTTGTAGCCGTTGCTCAAGCAAATCAATATGTTTGTGATTTCATGTGGATTGTTGGTTCGATTGTGAACACATCTGCATCATCTTGCAAAAGGGCCGACAAACTTCGACAACTTGAACATGATAGAAAAGTTAAACTTCTTGAAAGAGGAGAGATTAGTTCTGGTAGAGGACTAAACCAAGAAACTAGTCTAGCTAGACCTGGAGATACACGATGGGGGTCTCATCATTCAACTTTATGTCGTATTGAACAAATGTGGCCATCTGTTATAGAGGTTCTTCAAAATTTGATTGATGATGGTGATCGTTCTTCTAAGGGTTTAAGTAGAACTTTGGTTGAAAGAATGGAGAGGTATGAATTTGTGTTTATTCTACTATTGATGAAACGTATATTGGCAATCACAAATCATTTGTCAACCGTTCTACAAGAGAAAGATCAAAATATTGTGAATGCGATGCGTTTGATCAATAATGTGAAATGCAAATTGCAAAAGTTGAGAGATTCTGGATGGGATATTTTACTTGAGGATGTGAAGAAGTTTTGTAACACTCATTccattgaaataattaatatgaCAGATAACATCAACAACCGTAGTCGTTTGAAGAGAGATGgaaaaaat GTTATCGATATTATTCTACAGGAGATGGATAGTCGTTTCTCTGAAACAACTACAGATTTGTTGATTTATATGTCATGTCTTGATCCTAGAAACTCGTTCTCTAGATTTGATGTACAGAAGTTAGTGCGCCTGGCTCATTTTTATGAggatgatttttcttggaatgaGCGTATGTTGGTTGAACAAGAGCTTGAAACATATATTGATGACGTCAGATCGGATGAACGGTTTGAAGGCATTTCAGATTTGGGAGCTCTTGCAAAGAAAATGATTGAAACAATGAAGAACCGTGTGTTTCCTTTGGTTTATCGGATGATTGAGCTAGCCTTACTTCTTCCAGTTGCTACTGCAACTGTTGAAAGAGTGTTTTCGGCAATGAATATTGTCAAAACAGATTTGCGAAATAGGATTggagatgaatggatgaatgaTAGTTTGGTAGTATATATCGAGAAAGATGTTTTTAATACTGTCGACAATGAGCCAATTTTACAGCGTTTTCAGAACATGGAGTCTCGAAGAATGCAATTGTCACGTATTCGTTAG